Proteins from one Malaya genurostris strain Urasoe2022 chromosome 2, Malgen_1.1, whole genome shotgun sequence genomic window:
- the LOC131428644 gene encoding SET and MYND domain-containing protein 4-like: protein MDVYDIYSTFWIQIVRNGKAKQVTEGLKVCRTDSEIIAYIRQLLDDSGLLKQIQFKPDAKNETKAIECRKLGNKYFHPSIKKYIAAIEGYNESIALSNVGSENLAIAYANRSAICFELKEYYNCLENIRLALENPYPERLIPKLLQRKQSCLEMINNNHRPTHSDMILCEPKLCSKPNPKIPFISDCLELKKNDIFGRHLVTNIKLTPGDFVAIEKSFSKMLLPNLRYMNCDYCLEDKFLILIPCHHCSITMFCSEMCQQKAYQSYHRIECSVNKYLQNLFTKVILMALRTTTITISSFDYDLSNLLQHVQTLEGSSLNPFDIDWTNTDSREVYSTVHMFATNQTQRSASDLVQRSIFCIVMSETLLNNTPLISLCGSNESYRDLIRVLVFRHSQTSPVSMHTMSCINYFPNEIEQFKDCQLACASFPIQSLINHSCEPNIQRITIPNGRIAMIVLRPIEKGGQLFDNYGYHHCLETLSQRKVGLWEQYQLLCRCKACNKDYPLYYDLKHIKLPLCYKYSIAENFQAFMNHDAAWARKIFAKCCKILKDFDCQYPSYELSSVQEDFLRCLHIIYSAHSQIFKYQGLCCF, encoded by the exons ATGGACGTATACGATATATATTCAACATTTTGGATACAAATTGTTCGCAATGGCAAAGCTAAACAAGTAACAGAAGGTTTGAAAGTATGTCGCACTGATAGTGAAATTATTGCCTATATACGCCAATTGTTAGATGATTCAGGTTTACTGAAACAGATTCAATTTAAAccagatgcaaaaaacgaaactAAAGCAATAGAATGTCGAAAGCTTGGTAACAAGTATTTTCATCCGAGCATTAAAAAGTACATCGCTGCGATTGAAGGTTACAACGAAAGCATCGCATTGTCAAATGTGGGTTCAGAGAACTTGGCCATAGCTTATGCTAACCGTTCAGCGATTTGCTTTGAATTAAAGGAGTATTACAACTGCTTGGAAAATATTCGGTTGGCCCTGGAGAATCCATATCCAGAACGCTTGATACCAAAATTGTTGCAGAGAAAGCAGAGCTGCTTAGAGATGATTAACAATAATCATCGTCCCACACATTCCGACATGATTTTGTGCGAACCAAAATTATGCAGCAAACCAAATCCCAAAATACCATTTATCTCTGATTGCTTGGAATTGAAGAAAAACGACATTTTTGGTCGACActtggtgacgaatataaagttAACCCCAGGAGATTTTGTCGCAATCGAAAAATCATTTTCCAAAATGCTGTTACCAAACCTTCGCTACATGAACTGCGATTATTGTCTTGAAGATAAATTTCTCATTTTAATACCATGCCATCATTGTTCGATTACGATGTTTTGTTCGGAGATGTGTCAGCAAAAAGCGTACCAAAGCTACCATCGTATAGAATGTTCAGTAAATAAATATTTGCAAAATTTATTCACAAAAGTAATCCTTATGGCCCTCAGAACTACTACTATAACCATAAGTAGTTTTGATTATGATCTGAGCAATTTGTTGCAACATGTGCAAACACTCGAAGGATCGTCCCTGAACCCATTTGACATAGATTGGACAAACACAGATTCTAGAGAAGTGTACAGCACGGTTCACATGTTTGCTACCAATCAAACCCAACGAAGCGCTAGTGATTTGGTTCAGCGATCTATCTTCTGTATTGTCATGAGCGAAACGTTGTTAAACAATACTCCGTTGATAAGTCTTTGTGGAAGTAATGAATCCTACCGTGACCTTATTCGAGTTCTCGTGTTTCGTCATTCCCAAACTTCTCCTGTTAGTATGCACACAATGTCTTGTATAAATTATTTCCcgaatgaaatagagcaatttaaAGATTGTCAACTTGCATGCGCTTCATTTCCAATACAAAGTTTGATCAATCACTCGTGTGAGCCGAATATACAACGAATTACCATTCCGAATGGACGAATTGCAATGATAGTTCTACGGCCGATTGAAAAAGGCGGTCAACTATTCGACAATTATGG gtATCATCACTGCCTCGAAACATTATCTCAGCGAAAAGTTGGGCTTTGGGAGCAATATCAATTATTATGTCGTTGCAAAGCATGTAATAAGGACTATCCTCTGTACTACGACTTAAAACATATAAAACTTCCGCTCTGTTACAAGTACAGTATAGCTGAAAACTTCCAGGCTTTCATGAACCACGATGCAGCTTGGGCCCGAAAAATCTTTGCCAAATGTTGCAAAATTTTAAAGGATTTCGACTGTC